A single genomic interval of Helianthus annuus cultivar XRQ/B chromosome 13, HanXRQr2.0-SUNRISE, whole genome shotgun sequence harbors:
- the LOC118485669 gene encoding acylphosphatase-like: MFSNISTRLTTTLKSLIPLHNHHHHNHNHNQIPQFSHSLLIPTNLHPPPLRSRPFNMSSQSSPLPPPDSSPPIKTVKVEIKGRVQGVFYRDWTVQNATELGLKGWVRNRRDGSVEVLFSGSVDKVGEMQERCRRGPPSAVVTGVNVSPCDEDPGPGFQRRPTV, translated from the exons ATGTTTTCAAACATCTCAACCAGACTCACCACCACACTCAAATCCCTAATTCCATTACACAACCACCATCATCACAACCACAATCACAATCAAATCCCCCAATTTTCACACTCTCTCCTCATACCCACAAACCTTCACCCTCCCCCACTCCGATCTCGTCCCTTCAACATGTCTTCTCAATCCTCCCCTCTTCCTCCACCCGATTCATCACCACCCATCAAAACG GTGAAGGTCGAGATTAAGGGGAGAGTGCAGGGGGTGTTTTACCGGGACTGGACTGTGCAGAACGCTACTGAATTGGGTTTGAAAGGCTGGGTTAGGAACCGAAGAGATGGATCCGTTGAAGTCTTGTTTTCTGGGAGTGTTGATAAGGTTGGGGAGATGCAGGAGCGGTGTCGTAGAGGGCCCCCGTCTGCGGTTGTTACTGGGGTTAATGTTAGTCCTTGTGACGAGGATCCGGGGCCAGGGTTTCAACGCAGACCaactgtttga